One genomic segment of Rivularia sp. PCC 7116 includes these proteins:
- a CDS encoding acyltransferase, which yields MDASVLSRTSTKNQKIHFNFVDSLRGIGAIWVVLYHIYATKRLVELSAILPDWLENITFKWGSLGVAIFFVLSGFVIAHSLRNATISPLYVGRFSLRRLIRLSPPYYVAILLALGFALFSSVVKNEAFAPMNQSFSTGRFIAHLFYVHEFFGFKPFDNIYWTLNLEIQFYLVFCALLGLAQWVNKSSQKAWGKAIVFVPAAIFAVAYPLGILPDNGLGALFFFPLYYGFLLGIFAYWCWQDNLKSIYFYLYAAIVLAGGIVQSSGFTVTCVVVSMLLLEVGRASKMQDLLNWKALKFLGRISYSLYLTHNVVVGTILFLGFKVLGASIVTELICVTVAVFASLVFGTAICEFVEKPAIKLSRKIKLVKSVEAIKA from the coding sequence ATGGATGCATCAGTTTTATCTCGTACTTCAACCAAAAACCAAAAAATTCACTTTAACTTTGTCGATAGCTTACGTGGAATTGGGGCTATCTGGGTAGTTTTATACCATATATATGCAACAAAAAGATTAGTAGAATTAAGTGCAATATTACCGGATTGGTTAGAAAATATTACCTTTAAATGGGGAAGTCTAGGTGTTGCTATCTTCTTTGTTTTAAGCGGATTTGTAATTGCACATTCCTTACGTAATGCAACGATTAGCCCATTGTATGTGGGTCGTTTCTCCTTACGTCGTTTAATCAGACTAAGCCCTCCATACTATGTAGCAATTCTTCTGGCTTTAGGATTTGCTCTATTCTCATCTGTGGTAAAAAATGAAGCCTTCGCGCCGATGAATCAGTCCTTTTCCACGGGAAGATTTATCGCACATTTATTTTACGTGCATGAATTTTTCGGGTTTAAACCTTTTGATAATATTTATTGGACTTTAAATCTAGAGATTCAGTTTTATCTCGTATTCTGTGCTTTGCTTGGTTTAGCGCAATGGGTGAATAAATCCAGCCAGAAAGCATGGGGAAAGGCAATAGTCTTTGTGCCTGCGGCAATTTTTGCGGTTGCTTATCCCTTGGGTATACTGCCAGATAACGGATTGGGGGCGTTGTTCTTTTTCCCTTTGTATTACGGTTTTCTGTTGGGGATATTTGCTTATTGGTGCTGGCAAGATAATCTCAAATCTATCTATTTCTACCTTTATGCAGCGATTGTATTAGCGGGGGGAATAGTTCAATCTTCAGGCTTTACAGTAACCTGCGTAGTCGTTTCTATGCTCTTGTTAGAAGTAGGTAGAGCTTCTAAGATGCAGGATTTATTGAACTGGAAGGCTTTAAAATTTTTAGGACGTATTTCTTACAGTCTCTATCTGACTCACAACGTCGTAGTTGGTACGATTTTATTTTTAGGGTTTAAAGTTTTAGGAGCTAGCATAGTTACCGAACTTATCTGTGTGACTGTAGCAGTATTTGCTAGTCTTGTTTTTGGTACGGCAATCTGCGAATTTGTAGAAAAACCAGCCATTAAATTAAGTCGCAAAATCAAGCTTGTTAAAAGTGTGGAGGCGATTAAAGCATGA
- a CDS encoding NAD(P)-dependent oxidoreductase, which translates to MKILITGASGFLGKYVVAEALRRGFQVSAAIRHTSDEKRLPWRNHPNLELIRIDLIQSQGLQDALTRIDTVVHLAAAKQGNYDTQYANTVTATDNLLKAIAAAKIKRLVAISTFSVFDYLNISDGEIINENSPIDSNPSYRDVYAQTKLLQESLFREFEQRNQGKVTILRPGIVYGRNNLWNAHLGVNVKNRLWIRIGGNALLPLTYVENCAQAIVNACEHQEAIGKTLNIVDNDLPTQKVYTDKILKLLPRQPSTVGIDWSLMRLLSRSAWFSNKMLFLGKLKLPGIFVPAKLEARFKPFQYSNQNARKVLNWQPLYSLDEALKRSCSDVDLLSDTANGTKVTS; encoded by the coding sequence ATGAAAATACTGATTACTGGAGCATCTGGATTTCTAGGTAAATATGTAGTCGCCGAAGCATTGCGACGAGGTTTTCAAGTCAGTGCCGCAATCAGGCATACTTCCGACGAAAAACGTTTACCTTGGCGTAATCATCCAAATTTAGAATTAATTCGTATCGATTTAATTCAATCGCAAGGGCTACAAGATGCTTTAACCCGAATAGATACTGTAGTACATTTAGCAGCAGCCAAGCAGGGTAACTACGATACGCAATATGCAAATACAGTTACCGCTACCGACAATTTACTCAAAGCAATTGCAGCAGCAAAGATTAAAAGGTTGGTAGCGATAAGTACATTTAGCGTATTCGACTACTTGAATATATCTGACGGTGAAATTATTAACGAAAATTCGCCCATCGATAGCAATCCCTCCTATCGAGATGTTTACGCCCAAACCAAGCTGCTCCAAGAAAGCCTATTTCGAGAATTTGAACAGAGAAATCAGGGAAAAGTCACAATTCTACGTCCGGGGATAGTTTACGGAAGAAACAATCTATGGAACGCTCATTTGGGAGTAAACGTCAAAAATCGTTTGTGGATTCGTATTGGTGGAAATGCTCTGCTTCCGCTTACTTATGTAGAAAACTGCGCCCAAGCAATAGTTAATGCTTGCGAGCATCAAGAAGCAATCGGCAAGACTTTGAATATTGTTGATAACGATTTACCAACCCAAAAAGTTTATACCGATAAAATTTTAAAGCTGCTACCGCGTCAACCTTCCACAGTTGGCATCGATTGGAGCCTTATGCGTTTATTATCTCGTAGCGCTTGGTTTTCCAATAAAATGCTATTTTTAGGAAAACTGAAGCTACCAGGTATTTTTGTACCAGCCAAACTGGAAGCCCGATTCAAACCATTTCAATATAGTAACCAAAATGCTCGAAAGGTACTGAATTGGCAGCCGTTATATTCTTTAGATGAAGCTTTAAAGCGTAGCTGTAGCGATGTAGATTTACTTTCAGATACAGCAAACGGGACTAAAGTAACTTCCTGA
- a CDS encoding glycosyltransferase family 4 protein: MGKLHQTEKPLRVILVAENVSRRMGGESGKNLYYFHLFKERGVDLQIVCHARVRDELRQEFPDDEDFNRFHFIEDSGLQNFVWRLGKLFPYRIEDLIFLQVVHWITQIQAKKLVKELIAKQDIDIVFQPSPITPKGLNFMYNLGVPVVIGPLAGGVDFPPAFRYMDSKFANLSVTLGRIFSNVLHRFVPGKLKAETLIVANPQTRKSLPIGCKGKIHQVIECGVDLDVWQPREQPHRNPDEPVHFVYIGRFVDWKGIDFLIDAFKSVADKTNAVLELVGDGEVRSDLEKQVADLGLENNVIFRGWLKREEASKLACECDVFVMPSLREAGGNAVLEAMALGLPVIATKWAGPANTLHPDCGIWVEPTSIKAFVNGFSEAMIKLATEPELRLQMGEAGPKRILTNYFDWDSKVDRIIEIFDETLNSQPNLDTSKQKQNITKIASGY; the protein is encoded by the coding sequence ATGGGAAAATTGCATCAAACTGAAAAACCATTGCGAGTCATATTAGTAGCGGAGAACGTATCCCGACGTATGGGTGGTGAGTCGGGCAAAAATCTCTACTATTTTCATTTATTTAAAGAGCGGGGAGTTGATTTACAAATAGTCTGTCATGCAAGGGTTAGAGACGAACTTCGCCAAGAGTTTCCCGATGACGAAGATTTTAATAGATTTCATTTTATAGAAGATAGCGGGCTGCAAAATTTTGTCTGGCGACTGGGTAAACTGTTTCCTTATAGAATCGAGGATTTAATTTTCTTACAAGTAGTGCATTGGATTACTCAAATCCAAGCCAAGAAATTGGTAAAAGAATTGATTGCTAAACAAGATATTGATATAGTCTTTCAGCCTTCACCAATTACTCCCAAAGGTTTAAATTTCATGTATAACCTTGGCGTACCGGTAGTTATAGGTCCTTTAGCTGGTGGAGTTGATTTTCCTCCTGCTTTCCGGTACATGGATTCTAAGTTCGCTAACTTATCGGTTACTTTGGGAAGAATTTTTTCCAATGTTTTACATAGATTTGTACCTGGTAAACTAAAAGCTGAAACCTTAATTGTTGCCAATCCTCAAACTAGAAAATCTTTACCGATTGGATGTAAGGGAAAGATCCATCAGGTTATAGAATGTGGTGTAGATTTAGATGTTTGGCAACCTAGAGAACAGCCCCATAGAAACCCGGACGAACCAGTTCATTTTGTGTATATAGGGCGTTTTGTTGATTGGAAAGGAATTGATTTTTTAATTGATGCTTTTAAATCAGTTGCCGACAAAACAAACGCTGTTTTAGAATTAGTTGGGGATGGAGAAGTTCGTTCAGATTTAGAAAAGCAAGTTGCCGATTTAGGCTTAGAAAATAACGTTATTTTTCGAGGCTGGTTAAAACGCGAAGAAGCATCGAAATTAGCTTGTGAATGTGATGTATTTGTAATGCCTTCCTTACGAGAAGCTGGTGGTAATGCAGTTTTGGAAGCAATGGCTTTAGGTTTACCTGTCATTGCCACAAAATGGGCTGGACCCGCAAATACGCTACATCCCGACTGCGGTATTTGGGTAGAGCCAACTTCCATCAAAGCTTTTGTAAATGGATTTTCGGAAGCGATGATTAAGCTTGCAACAGAGCCAGAACTACGTCTTCAAATGGGAGAAGCAGGTCCAAAAAGAATTCTCACCAACTACTTTGATTGGGACTCAAAAGTAGACAGGATTATCGAAATTTTCGATGAAACCTTAAACTCGCAACCAAATTTAGATACTAGCAAGCAGAAGCAAAATATCACCAAAATTGCATCAGGGTATTAA
- a CDS encoding DUF2085 domain-containing protein encodes MQLTIHNKQLQINPASFIADFLLTGMLIGPIAAPFLAASGLPILPQIANIIYFMGDRVCPQPQMGVELASPFLMAVCMRCYGTVTGLLATRLLHIADGGKAFYWLHQYGWNGAALATVLMMAYPLEMAGQILGWWSFHNLIVVPFGLTTGLAWGLFTMPILHGSPSAKSSLQT; translated from the coding sequence ATGCAACTAACAATCCACAATAAGCAGCTACAAATCAACCCCGCAAGCTTTATTGCCGATTTTCTACTAACAGGAATGCTTATTGGACCGATAGCCGCTCCTTTCTTAGCTGCATCCGGGCTGCCAATCTTACCTCAAATCGCCAACATAATTTATTTTATGGGCGATCGTGTCTGCCCCCAACCTCAGATGGGAGTAGAATTAGCGTCACCGTTCCTTATGGCTGTATGTATGCGTTGTTACGGTACCGTCACGGGTTTATTAGCCACAAGGTTACTGCATATTGCTGATGGCGGAAAAGCTTTTTACTGGCTGCATCAATACGGTTGGAATGGTGCAGCACTAGCTACCGTATTAATGATGGCTTATCCCTTAGAAATGGCAGGGCAAATTTTAGGCTGGTGGAGTTTTCACAATTTAATTGTCGTACCCTTTGGCTTAACTACAGGTTTAGCTTGGGGGTTATTTACAATGCCGATTTTGCACGGTTCGCCAAGTGCAAAATCTTCCCTCCAGACATAA
- a CDS encoding oligosaccharide flippase family protein, which translates to MTSLKKLAYRGAFWTIAGYGMSQVVRFGGNLILTRLLVPEFFGLMAVVNTLRLGIELFSDIGISQSIVNSKRGEDPAFLNTAWTLQVIRGWVVWLLCLILTFPVASFYEESRLLWLVPIVGASSVLDGFSSTSILTLMRRIDVRRSTLFDLSVQVFTLFSLVAWASFNPSIAALAFGVVLGAVYKMFGSHFLIPEYRNRFTWDKDAVKEILSFGKWMFMSSALMFASEQSDRLILGKLLSFQMLGIYTIAYTLANLPRQVIKQLSYKVIFPTISNQTELPRKTLRAKIIKQRKFLLMGCAVGLAALVTVGDLVIGTLYDDRYIQATWMMPLLCAGIWFSLLFYTISPALLAIGKPLYLAQSNLARFVMIGFGLPLAYYRFGLIGAILAIAFGDLPLYCVNLYGLWREKLSCITQDIQATIFYIAVLALFLYIRYSLGFGIPIQSVLNF; encoded by the coding sequence ATGACATCTTTAAAAAAGCTTGCTTACCGGGGCGCATTCTGGACAATAGCGGGTTACGGAATGAGTCAGGTGGTTCGTTTTGGCGGTAACTTAATCCTGACTCGTTTACTAGTTCCAGAGTTTTTCGGTTTAATGGCTGTTGTAAATACCTTAAGGCTAGGTATAGAGTTATTCTCTGATATAGGAATTTCTCAAAGTATTGTTAATAGCAAGCGCGGTGAAGATCCTGCTTTTTTAAACACTGCTTGGACTTTACAAGTAATTCGGGGCTGGGTAGTTTGGTTGTTGTGTTTAATACTGACCTTTCCAGTTGCCTCATTTTATGAAGAAAGTCGTCTGCTTTGGTTAGTACCGATTGTGGGCGCGTCTTCAGTATTGGATGGGTTTAGTTCGACGAGTATCTTAACTCTGATGCGTCGGATAGACGTAAGGAGATCCACCTTATTTGATTTAAGCGTTCAAGTATTTACCTTATTCAGTTTAGTTGCTTGGGCTTCCTTTAATCCCAGTATTGCGGCTTTGGCATTTGGAGTTGTGTTGGGTGCTGTATACAAAATGTTCGGCAGCCATTTTTTAATACCTGAATATAGAAATCGTTTCACCTGGGATAAAGATGCAGTCAAAGAGATTTTGTCTTTCGGTAAATGGATGTTTATGTCGTCGGCTCTAATGTTTGCATCCGAGCAGAGCGACCGTTTAATCTTAGGTAAATTGCTTTCTTTCCAGATGTTGGGGATTTATACCATTGCTTATACTTTGGCTAATTTACCTCGTCAGGTGATTAAGCAACTTAGCTATAAAGTGATTTTTCCCACGATTTCCAATCAAACCGAACTACCTCGTAAAACTCTTAGAGCCAAAATCATCAAACAGCGTAAATTTTTGTTGATGGGTTGTGCTGTTGGTTTGGCGGCTTTAGTGACTGTAGGGGATTTAGTGATTGGTACGCTTTATGACGATAGGTACATCCAAGCAACCTGGATGATGCCGCTTCTGTGCGCTGGTATTTGGTTTTCGTTACTTTTTTATACGATTAGCCCTGCTTTGTTAGCAATTGGTAAACCTCTGTATTTAGCTCAAAGTAACTTGGCTCGATTTGTAATGATTGGGTTCGGATTGCCACTGGCATATTATCGCTTTGGCTTGATAGGCGCAATTTTAGCGATCGCATTTGGCGATTTACCATTATATTGCGTCAATTTATACGGACTCTGGCGGGAAAAACTCTCTTGTATTACGCAAGATATTCAAGCAACTATCTTTTATATAGCAGTTCTGGCATTATTTCTGTACATCAGATATTCTCTCGGTTTTGGAATCCCAATTCAATCTGTTTTAAACTTTTAA
- a CDS encoding methyltransferase domain-containing protein, which produces MTLSSIGKPSLIAKQVVQIDSTLAVHLPRTNMIHTLAKPKLVDVLACPGCKSPLNSTIKCDNCGLEFAEDSGTPKLFDPNFSRTVQFEFSANRAVIEEQKLQEYFNYPPSVKVSDKLPYHLEPAQFKVINELPANQKVLEIGCGGGQMREWFVQKGHQYIGVDISKTRVHDWLQKFGGPDILCDAHSLPFGDNQLDVIYSAAVTEHLACPHLVVQEIARVLKPGGYYLGNVSFLEPWHDNSFFHMSPLGAIELLTQAGFEIKYVWPEKGYSAFRSMFAMGNGVTKNMRFIGDIAYFAYLMENNLKNWGRKIFKRPEKRNIKQAAKVSGAIFWIATLPAES; this is translated from the coding sequence TTGACGTTATCTTCTATAGGTAAACCTTCTTTGATTGCAAAGCAAGTTGTTCAAATAGATTCTACATTAGCAGTTCATCTACCAAGGACGAATATGATACATACTTTAGCAAAGCCAAAATTAGTTGACGTTTTAGCCTGTCCTGGATGTAAAAGTCCTTTAAACTCTACTATCAAATGCGATAATTGTGGATTAGAATTCGCAGAAGATAGTGGAACTCCAAAATTATTCGATCCAAATTTTAGTAGAACAGTTCAGTTTGAGTTTAGTGCTAATAGAGCGGTAATAGAAGAACAAAAGCTTCAAGAATACTTTAATTATCCTCCTTCAGTAAAAGTCAGCGATAAACTTCCCTATCATTTAGAACCGGCTCAGTTCAAAGTTATCAACGAATTACCCGCCAATCAGAAAGTTTTAGAAATTGGTTGTGGTGGCGGGCAAATGCGAGAATGGTTTGTGCAAAAAGGTCATCAATATATTGGCGTTGACATTTCAAAAACCCGAGTACATGATTGGTTGCAAAAATTTGGTGGCCCAGATATTCTTTGCGATGCCCATTCTTTACCTTTTGGAGATAATCAGCTTGATGTAATATATTCTGCTGCGGTAACAGAGCATTTAGCATGTCCTCATTTAGTAGTTCAGGAAATAGCCAGGGTATTAAAACCTGGTGGTTACTATTTAGGAAACGTTTCATTTCTTGAGCCTTGGCACGATAATAGCTTTTTTCACATGTCACCTCTTGGTGCAATTGAGTTATTGACTCAAGCAGGTTTTGAGATTAAATATGTATGGCCAGAAAAGGGCTATAGTGCATTTCGCTCTATGTTTGCTATGGGTAATGGAGTAACTAAGAATATGCGTTTTATTGGAGATATCGCATATTTTGCTTACCTAATGGAAAATAATCTCAAAAACTGGGGAAGAAAAATATTTAAACGTCCCGAAAAAAGAAATATTAAGCAAGCTGCTAAAGTTAGCGGAGCAATTTTTTGGATAGCGACGCTTCCAGCAGAATCATAG
- a CDS encoding glycosyltransferase, with protein MTYHLALSSFVNLEDISKDAQVGKRPVHVMFDVSRRLNATIHQANSDFLLPMHLICENIIGCRQDWHLAHNLSSKLRSDDVIFCADETVGLPIATLCGGRKKGPKVVVFTHNLNRVRGRLALKLFEIRKKVDLFMTANPEQVDFLRDYLSLPKQRVSLFPYQPTDTSFFTPKLALTQRSRPLIVSGGLEQRDYQTLARATESLDVDVKISAASPVKTVNSQTFPEVIPANMSYRYYDWNSLVQLYQDADIVAIALHENNYQAGLSTLFEALACRKPVIITRSPGIIQELIDAKAVLGVNPGDWQGLSQAINSLLKGSKQSEALARKGYQLVHERYNHRIYIKALMEHLTNI; from the coding sequence ATGACATATCATTTAGCGCTCAGTAGTTTTGTGAATTTGGAGGATATTAGTAAGGATGCTCAAGTTGGAAAACGCCCAGTTCATGTGATGTTTGATGTCAGTCGGCGTTTAAATGCAACAATACATCAGGCAAATAGCGACTTTTTACTACCAATGCATTTGATATGTGAAAATATTATAGGATGTAGACAGGACTGGCATTTGGCGCACAATTTATCTTCTAAGCTACGAAGTGATGATGTCATATTTTGTGCTGATGAGACTGTAGGACTACCAATAGCAACATTATGTGGAGGAAGAAAGAAAGGACCAAAAGTGGTTGTGTTTACACATAATCTCAACAGAGTACGAGGGCGCTTGGCCTTAAAGCTGTTTGAAATCAGAAAAAAAGTCGATTTGTTTATGACGGCGAATCCAGAGCAAGTCGATTTCTTGCGGGATTATTTAAGTTTACCCAAGCAGCGAGTCAGTTTGTTTCCTTATCAACCTACAGATACATCATTCTTTACTCCAAAACTTGCTTTAACACAAAGATCGCGTCCGTTAATTGTTAGTGGCGGTTTAGAGCAACGAGATTATCAAACTTTGGCAAGAGCAACAGAGTCTCTTGATGTTGATGTGAAAATTAGTGCTGCATCTCCGGTTAAAACTGTAAATTCCCAGACTTTTCCGGAAGTTATTCCAGCAAACATGTCTTACCGCTATTATGATTGGAATTCCTTGGTGCAGCTTTACCAGGATGCTGACATTGTGGCGATCGCTCTTCATGAAAACAATTACCAAGCAGGTTTATCTACTTTGTTTGAAGCACTTGCTTGCCGCAAACCCGTAATCATCACTCGCTCGCCAGGAATTATCCAGGAATTAATTGATGCAAAAGCAGTTTTAGGTGTCAATCCAGGTGATTGGCAAGGCTTAAGTCAAGCAATTAACAGTCTGTTGAAAGGTTCTAAACAGAGTGAAGCATTAGCCCGAAAGGGTTATCAATTGGTGCATGAGCGATATAATCATCGAATTTATATCAAAGCTTTGATGGAGCATTTGACTAACATTTAA
- a CDS encoding FkbM family methyltransferase yields MLIKEYLAHQLIGTPLEKPAVKLRDFTKILKHRKYPELQEIYVESTRAELAMSKIINSSMNCIDIGTHLGSVLSLINKLSPHGKHIAIEPIPYKYNWLKSKFQNVEIIQAALGESNGEVDFYLQSPSSGYSGLQHHGSRNGKQNFKIIKVKCLRLDEIVPPDLFIGFIKIDVEGGELAALKGGETILQRCHPTILFECAKSGLKAHNVSQFEIYDFFDAHGYSLFLIKDWLAQNKPLNYEGFIKSMEYPFQAFNFLADLKN; encoded by the coding sequence ATGCTAATAAAGGAATACCTTGCTCATCAGCTAATTGGCACCCCTCTAGAAAAGCCTGCCGTTAAGTTGCGCGATTTTACTAAAATTTTAAAACATAGAAAATATCCCGAACTGCAAGAAATTTACGTCGAGTCTACCCGAGCGGAATTGGCGATGAGTAAAATTATCAACAGTTCAATGAATTGCATTGATATTGGAACTCATCTAGGTTCGGTACTTAGTCTCATCAATAAACTTTCACCTCATGGTAAACATATTGCGATTGAACCCATTCCCTACAAATATAATTGGTTGAAGTCTAAGTTTCAAAATGTAGAAATAATTCAAGCTGCCCTCGGTGAGAGTAATGGTGAAGTAGACTTCTATTTGCAGTCTCCGAGTTCTGGTTACAGTGGATTACAGCATCATGGTTCTAGGAATGGCAAGCAAAATTTCAAGATTATCAAAGTAAAATGTCTCAGACTAGATGAAATTGTTCCACCTGATTTATTTATAGGATTCATCAAGATTGATGTAGAAGGGGGTGAATTAGCAGCATTAAAAGGTGGTGAAACTATATTGCAGCGGTGTCATCCAACTATTCTTTTTGAATGTGCTAAATCTGGTTTAAAAGCTCATAACGTTTCTCAATTTGAGATTTACGACTTCTTCGATGCTCATGGTTATTCCTTGTTTTTAATCAAAGACTGGCTTGCACAAAATAAACCACTTAATTACGAAGGATTTATAAAATCCATGGAATATCCATTTCAGGCTTTTAATTTTCTTGCAGATCTTAAAAATTAA
- a CDS encoding TIGR00300 family protein, with the protein MTTSEIRFLMCAPEHYDVDYVINPWMEGNIHKSSQERAVQQWQKLHHVLKEHAIVDLVKPHKGVPDMVFTANAGLILGDNVVLSRFLHKERQGEEPYFKAWFEENGFTVYELPKDLPFEGAGDALLDREGRWLWAGYGFRSELDSHPYLARWLDIEVLSLRLTDERFYHLDTCFCPLANGYLLYYPEAFDSYSNRLIEMRVAPEKRIAIEEADAVNFACNTVNVENIVVMNKASDSLKARLGKVGFEVIETPLTEFLKAGGAAKCLTLRVTEPVLEDVHANSQVESQVVRMEGHLLDSGLINRALDLIIDNGGSFKVQNFLLGEQRQSTSAAEVKVSAPSHEVMESIVSHLIDLGAMNLPEDERDAKLEPVIHNGVAPDDFYVSTIYPTEVRIKGNWVKVDSQRMDGAIAITETSAGITARCKILRDLEAGEKVVVDVQGIRTIRKTESREKRNTEEFSFMSAGVSSERRVELIVEQVAWELRKIRDSGGKVIVTAGPVVIHTGGGEHLSQLVKEGYVQGLLGGNAIAVHDIEQSIMGTSLGVDMKRGVSVRGGHRHHLKAINSVRRHGSIAKAVQAGMIQRGVMYECVKNNVPFALAGSIRDDGPLPDTQMDLIKAQQEYAELLKGADMILMLSTMLHSIGVGNMTPAGVKMVCVDINPAVVTKLSDRGSVESVGVVTDVGLFLSLLVQQLDKLTSPYTAQVG; encoded by the coding sequence ATGACGACTTCTGAAATCCGCTTTTTGATGTGTGCCCCAGAACATTATGATGTAGATTATGTAATCAATCCTTGGATGGAAGGGAATATTCACAAGTCATCTCAAGAGCGTGCCGTACAACAATGGCAGAAACTGCATCACGTACTTAAAGAACACGCCATTGTTGATTTGGTGAAACCTCACAAAGGTGTCCCCGATATGGTTTTTACCGCCAATGCTGGTTTAATCTTAGGTGACAATGTGGTTTTAAGTCGCTTTTTACACAAAGAGCGTCAAGGAGAGGAGCCTTACTTTAAAGCATGGTTTGAAGAAAATGGCTTTACTGTTTATGAATTACCCAAAGATTTACCTTTTGAAGGTGCGGGTGATGCACTTTTAGATCGAGAAGGGCGCTGGTTATGGGCTGGTTATGGTTTTCGTTCGGAATTAGATTCTCATCCTTATTTGGCAAGATGGCTGGATATTGAGGTATTATCCTTACGACTAACCGACGAACGTTTTTATCACCTTGATACTTGCTTTTGCCCTTTAGCCAATGGCTATTTACTTTACTACCCCGAAGCTTTTGACTCCTATTCCAACCGCTTGATTGAAATGCGTGTGGCACCGGAAAAACGCATTGCTATAGAAGAAGCCGATGCAGTTAATTTTGCTTGCAATACGGTGAATGTGGAAAATATCGTAGTCATGAACAAAGCTTCCGATTCGCTTAAAGCACGTTTAGGGAAAGTTGGCTTTGAGGTGATTGAAACTCCACTTACCGAATTTCTCAAAGCAGGTGGTGCCGCGAAATGTTTAACATTGCGAGTAACCGAACCCGTATTGGAAGATGTACATGCTAATTCTCAGGTAGAAAGTCAAGTTGTCCGTATGGAAGGACATTTATTAGACTCGGGTTTAATTAACCGTGCTTTGGACTTAATTATAGATAATGGCGGAAGTTTCAAAGTTCAAAATTTCCTTTTGGGAGAACAGCGTCAAAGTACTTCTGCTGCTGAGGTGAAAGTTTCCGCTCCTTCTCATGAAGTGATGGAAAGCATTGTATCCCATCTAATTGACTTGGGCGCGATGAATTTACCAGAAGACGAGCGAGACGCTAAACTCGAACCCGTGATTCATAACGGGGTAGCACCGGATGATTTTTACGTTAGTACCATTTATCCTACGGAAGTTCGGATTAAAGGCAATTGGGTAAAAGTCGATTCGCAACGGATGGATGGTGCAATAGCGATTACCGAAACCTCCGCAGGAATCACCGCTCGGTGTAAAATATTGCGCGATTTAGAAGCAGGAGAAAAAGTAGTTGTAGATGTACAAGGCATCCGCACCATTCGTAAAACCGAATCGCGGGAAAAACGCAATACAGAAGAATTCAGCTTTATGTCTGCCGGTGTTTCCAGCGAGCGTCGCGTAGAATTAATTGTGGAACAAGTCGCTTGGGAATTGCGTAAAATCCGTGATTCTGGAGGTAAAGTTATCGTAACAGCCGGACCAGTAGTCATACATACCGGCGGTGGCGAACATTTATCACAATTAGTTAAAGAAGGCTACGTACAGGGATTATTAGGTGGCAACGCGATCGCGGTTCACGACATCGAACAATCGATTATGGGAACATCTTTGGGTGTAGACATGAAGCGAGGAGTTTCAGTACGCGGAGGGCATCGTCATCACCTCAAAGCAATTAACAGCGTTCGCCGTCATGGCAGTATTGCTAAAGCCGTACAAGCGGGAATGATTCAAAGAGGGGTAATGTACGAATGTGTTAAAAACAATGTGCCCTTTGCCTTAGCTGGTTCGATTCGAGATGACGGTCCGTTACCCGATACTCAAATGGATTTAATTAAAGCACAGCAGGAGTACGCAGAATTACTTAAAGGTGCAGATATGATTTTGATGCTTTCCACCATGCTGCATTCCATTGGAGTTGGTAATATGACCCCTGCGGGAGTAAAAATGGTATGTGTCGATATCAACCCGGCAGTAGTAACAAAATTGAGCGATAGAGGCTCGGTAGAATCAGTTGGTGTAGTTACAGATGTGGGATTATTTTTAAGTTTGTTAGTACAGCAGCTTGATAAATTAACCAGTCCTTATACCGCACAAGTTGGTTAA